From Candidatus Methanoperedens sp., a single genomic window includes:
- a CDS encoding glycosyltransferase has translation MNLLVCMKLSDRSLKYHIYPISLLDEVDRILIVRDQQGPEIKKVEYYCPPKWSLDMPVFAFFVRFLLMVYLSLKEKPALIHSYLLFPHGFLAFIVGKITRKRVAVSLIAGPLELYVLGKSPIEKYAYTKPLPKLSITGKIILNILQKFDAIVVAGTMTENYLLDKGIATDKIFRIPYVIVDSKCRPMHRNKVYDLIYVGRLAKVKHVEIVLKTAHKLVNDYNLYNLKIAIVGDGFCCKKMKNLCKKMELVSNVDFLGYKNDIAFYFNKSKMSIITSERETGPLTMIESMLCGVPVISSRCGDLIVDFLKDGYNGSIIDDYADVEAYASELNKILSNQKLLDNYSNNSMKISQNLNAENVSGAWHTLFSKVMQQG, from the coding sequence ATGAATTTACTGGTTTGTATGAAACTATCAGATAGAAGTCTGAAATACCATATCTATCCAATTTCATTATTGGATGAAGTTGATAGAATCTTAATAGTTCGGGATCAACAAGGACCCGAAATAAAGAAAGTCGAATATTATTGTCCACCTAAATGGAGTTTAGACATGCCAGTATTTGCCTTTTTTGTTAGATTCTTATTAATGGTATATTTATCATTAAAGGAGAAACCAGCACTTATCCACAGTTATCTTTTATTTCCTCATGGATTTTTGGCATTTATTGTCGGAAAAATAACAAGAAAAAGAGTAGCCGTATCACTAATTGCTGGCCCTTTGGAGTTGTATGTGTTAGGTAAAAGTCCGATTGAAAAATATGCATATACTAAACCCTTACCAAAATTATCCATAACCGGGAAAATAATTCTAAATATCTTACAAAAATTTGATGCTATTGTAGTTGCCGGAACAATGACAGAAAATTATCTGTTGGATAAAGGAATTGCCACGGATAAAATTTTTCGAATACCATATGTTATAGTTGATAGCAAATGCCGACCGATGCATAGGAATAAGGTTTATGACCTTATATATGTGGGCAGACTCGCAAAGGTGAAGCATGTTGAGATTGTACTAAAAACCGCACATAAATTGGTAAACGATTACAATTTATATAATTTGAAAATTGCAATCGTGGGTGACGGTTTTTGTTGTAAGAAGATGAAAAACTTGTGTAAAAAAATGGAATTAGTATCGAATGTAGATTTTTTAGGATATAAAAATGATATTGCATTCTATTTTAACAAGTCCAAGATGTCAATTATAACATCTGAACGAGAAACTGGTCCTCTAACAATGATCGAATCTATGTTATGTGGTGTTCCAGTAATTTCTTCTCGTTGTGGTGATTTAATTGTTGATTTCTTAAAGGATGGATATAATGGCTCTATAATTGATGATTATGCTGATGTTGAAGCATATGCATCTGAACTAAATAAGATCCTATCAAATCAAAAGTTATTAGATAACTATTCAAATAATTCAATGAAAATATCGCAGAATTTAAATGCTGAGAACGTTTCAGGTGCTTGGCATACTCTATTTAGTAAAGTTATGCAGCAAGGATAA
- a CDS encoding CapA family protein — MAVGDIMLGDHPICLGHGVGSVIKKEGPEYIFDNVSDVLKKADITFGNLESVLSDIGIDYGNYNTIQLRGAETSVNGLLHAGFDVLSIANNHILEHGENSLIRTKKLLSDNGILAVGVSENKRKSREPVIFVRNGISFGFLAYCLVRDKTAYCSVEDSQDMISDIRKAKDNIDILIVSLHWGKEFVRKPSPEQFSLAHRIIDAGANLVLGHHPHVLQGVETYNEGMIVYSLGNFVFDMWQRKMRESMIFSCRFSKNGIVDFKIMPVYINDFYQPCLLQENAKHILLSKIMDEFLEHVVEDAYQEEVWACRTKYRLELVIHLIINFYKYNPIYLCQIAKNFINKQRC, encoded by the coding sequence ATGGCTGTTGGTGACATCATGCTGGGCGATCATCCGATATGCTTAGGGCATGGTGTTGGAAGTGTAATAAAAAAAGAAGGCCCAGAATATATATTTGATAATGTTTCCGATGTATTAAAAAAGGCAGATATTACTTTTGGAAACTTAGAGAGTGTGCTGTCAGATATTGGGATTGATTATGGCAACTACAATACAATCCAATTGAGGGGAGCAGAAACTTCTGTGAATGGACTTCTACACGCTGGTTTTGATGTGTTGTCTATCGCAAATAATCATATTTTAGAGCATGGCGAAAATTCGCTAATAAGAACAAAAAAATTACTCTCTGATAATGGCATTCTGGCAGTAGGCGTATCTGAAAATAAAAGAAAATCTAGAGAACCAGTTATTTTTGTTCGGAATGGAATTTCTTTTGGTTTTTTGGCTTATTGTCTTGTGAGAGATAAAACTGCTTATTGTTCGGTTGAAGATTCTCAGGATATGATTAGTGATATAAGAAAAGCAAAAGATAACATTGATATTTTGATTGTTTCGCTTCATTGGGGCAAAGAATTTGTAAGAAAACCATCGCCTGAACAATTTTCTCTTGCTCACAGAATAATTGATGCAGGAGCTAATCTCGTATTAGGGCATCATCCACATGTGTTGCAGGGTGTAGAGACTTACAATGAAGGAATGATTGTCTATAGTTTAGGCAATTTTGTTTTCGATATGTGGCAAAGGAAAATGAGAGAATCAATGATTTTTTCATGTAGATTTTCTAAGAATGGAATTGTTGATTTTAAAATCATGCCTGTGTATATCAATGATTTTTATCAACCATGTTTACTTCAGGAAAATGCAAAACATATATTGCTGTCAAAAATTATGGATGAATTTTTAGAGCATGTTGTTGAGGATGCATACCAAGAAGAAGTATGGGCTTGTAGAACTAAATATAGGTTGGAACTTGTTATACATTTAATAATAAATTTCTATAAATATAATCCGATTTATCTATGCCAAATTGCTAAAAATTTCATTAATAAACAAAGGTGTTGA
- a CDS encoding glycosyltransferase family 4 protein, which produces MTPMYYHFLVYAQKPEQGLKMTLKVLLFSDYPSPNGIISGGIPRAVYNLVTELCKLDPSLEIHVCTLTSEVKADITKRTVPKENLFIHYIRFPLAKYPIFIPSLLTQRIVKREINKINPDIVHVQGIGKFYAYPIIRLKFNPAIITVHGVIHEESKTWNGFLGKYRAIAGRRLEDYVLKNAKYLVAVSPYVKNIIEPVTKGDISVIFNPVEEKFFNVKKEEICHRILFVGGIEPRKGLHVLIDAIKIVKQDIPDVRLHIVGGIRKKDYFTKIYEKIKEYDLSENVIFKGAVAEEKLIKEYSEAAIFILPSKEESLGIVLLEAMATETPIIASNIGGIPYIVRDGSNGYLVGFGDYKKMAEYILVLLSDTKKRKAMGLIGKEIAVRYHPKAIAMEHLQLYKRLLTDYKSSVFNLIKRSI; this is translated from the coding sequence ATGACGCCCATGTATTATCACTTTCTTGTATATGCTCAAAAACCTGAACAGGGATTAAAAATGACACTAAAGGTACTTCTATTCTCTGACTATCCCTCTCCGAACGGGATTATTAGTGGTGGAATACCAAGGGCGGTATATAATTTAGTTACTGAACTATGCAAATTAGATCCCTCATTAGAAATTCATGTATGCACACTGACCTCAGAAGTTAAAGCGGATATAACAAAAAGAACAGTTCCAAAAGAAAATCTTTTCATCCATTATATAAGGTTTCCATTAGCAAAATATCCTATTTTCATTCCAAGTTTATTAACTCAGAGAATTGTAAAGAGAGAAATTAATAAAATTAACCCAGATATAGTACATGTCCAAGGAATAGGTAAATTTTATGCATATCCAATAATAAGACTAAAATTTAATCCAGCAATCATCACGGTACATGGAGTTATCCATGAAGAATCAAAAACATGGAATGGCTTTTTAGGCAAGTATCGAGCAATTGCAGGACGAAGATTAGAAGATTATGTACTTAAAAATGCTAAATATTTAGTGGCTGTTAGTCCATATGTAAAAAATATTATAGAACCTGTTACTAAAGGAGATATTTCTGTAATATTCAATCCAGTTGAAGAAAAATTCTTTAATGTAAAAAAAGAAGAAATATGCCATAGAATTTTATTTGTTGGTGGAATTGAGCCAAGAAAGGGGTTGCATGTATTAATAGATGCTATCAAAATTGTTAAACAGGATATACCTGATGTCAGATTACATATTGTTGGCGGTATCAGAAAGAAGGATTACTTTACTAAAATCTATGAAAAAATAAAAGAGTATGATTTATCAGAAAATGTTATTTTTAAAGGAGCGGTAGCAGAAGAAAAATTAATCAAAGAATATTCCGAAGCTGCGATATTTATACTGCCATCGAAAGAAGAATCTTTAGGTATTGTATTATTAGAAGCTATGGCAACAGAAACGCCAATCATAGCTTCTAATATTGGAGGAATACCATACATAGTAAGAGACGGTTCAAATGGATATTTAGTGGGTTTTGGTGATTATAAAAAAATGGCAGAATATATTCTCGTTTTATTATCTGATACAAAAAAAAGAAAGGCAATGGGACTTATAGGTAAAGAGATAGCAGTACGATATCATCCAAAGGCAATAGCCATGGAACATTTACAGCTTTATAAAAGGTTATTGACTGACTACAAATCATCAGTTTTCAACTTAATAAAACGGTCTATATAA